GGAAGTAACCTGCTAACGGAGGGCTAAACGTTGGTGATGCAGTTGTAAGGAGTTCTCATTCCTCCACAAGTAATCTCCTGAGCCAGGTCGATTGGGCAATTCATTGATTTTTCTCATGAATGATGTCTTATCACTGGACTGTAAATTGTTACTGGGGGCATTTTGAATGTACTGTAAATAGTTCCATTATCACATCGAGTAAAGATTTATCCATTTAACCTTGGCCTTCCCAGTTTGTTATGTCTGTGCACTAGATAAGAGGCCCAAGGACATTATTTGCTGTGAAGAAATTGGACGGTAATCAGTACAAGATTCGGTTTATGTTTTGCCTGGGTGCTTTACCTATTTCTGAATCCTGCTCTAGACAAGGTGTACTCCAGTCGACAAGTGCAGACCTGAAACACACCAATTCCTTCCGGATGAACGAAGGCAAAAATCTGTTGCTTGATAAGCAATACATCAAAAAATCTGTTTCTTGATAAGCGATGTGTTGAAGTTGTTGGATGCTTTCTCAGGAGGCAAAAACTCATGTTCTTGCTAAGAGTTTATTTGTGATGTGAAATCCATGGAACTTTATGGTTCTGAAAGTTTTAGAAGCAGGTCTTTGTAAAATATGGATCCAATGAATTAAACCTGCTATAGGGTGGATTAAGTTGAATGATGATGAGACTTATGATGATCAGGTCTAAAAAGGGTGGTGTTGGTTTCTATTGTCTGATAGTAATGATGTATGTCTACTGACAAACTGCAGAATTTTCTTGGAAGGGAGGAGTAGATACAATGGGCTAATGGCCATTTGATGGGATCAAGCCAGCTATCACAGAGGGCATTCAATGCCTTGAAATTGAATCTGATGATGCTGACTTGGTGAAAGTTTTGAACAGGGAGGAGCCACCCCCATGGTGTCTGACTAACAGTTTTAGAAAACTTATTTGTTGGCTAAACAAATTTCAATATGTAAAGATTCTTCATATTTATAAGGAATGCAATAGATGTGGGCATTGCCTAGCTGCCTACAAATTTTGTTTCTGATCAGGTCTGGAGGGCCTTCAGATTTTGAAGTAATatatccccttttttttttgaaaaaaaataatctgCCATGTGAAGATGGAGTTTTCATTGCCATCCAGTTAAAAAGCTGCAACTGAGAAATCAATGTGCTATTCTTTGCTTCATCTGCATCTCTGTGACATGTCATTGTGAATTAATGTGCCAATGATACAGTAATCACTCTTTTTCAGATCTACTTGTTCTCCAAAAGCAGACCCACATACTTGTCAAATGTTTATGAAATTAGGGTTTCAACCAGGACAAATCTGGACTAGAGACttgcaatataaattttttaggatatttCCAAGAACCCATTTAATTAGGATTAAGCATTTTTATTCACATCATCAGTGTTTGCCCAACCATCCAGCACCTGATGACTTTTCTGTTCTTCAGTTGTGATGGTAATTGTCAACCcacatgtctctctctctctcttgcaagtATAATtcatattgagagagagagagagagagagagagagagagagagagagagagagcgtagcAAGTGGATAAAAAGTTGAATTGGTATATAAATATAAGGATTTGGTTTATACAATATCAGTaaattgagattaaatattttagatcatAATGCCTCGGGAGACTAAAACTACTACTTTTCTTGCATAAGAGGGGCACTACAATCAATATCAGCAAATAATGCATACTTgaaagaggcagcaccatccagtTCCAAAATAAATATACACCACTTCAATGCACATGATTCTGTCTCTGTTCACAAACTTCCAGCTAAACACCTAATCCAAAGTGGTTTGCAATAGAGTTAGGAAAACCCATGGCTATTTGCCATAACTTGCAAGAAATCTCCCAATAGTAcataatatagaaatatatgTCACTGTGATACATACAGGTGTGTCTTTCTGGTGTccacttatttgtttattttgagGGAATTTGTTTGTGTATTCTGACATCACTGATACATAATCATTTCTGATCCTTGATGTGTCCTCTAGTGGTTTAGACATAAAAAATTCAGTCCATTTCCCAAGTCAATTAATTCACAGTATGATCACCTAAATTAGGCACTTGTTTcctgaagaaaatattttatttcatttgaGAACTTCTTAGTTCATAGCAGGTTAAGTAATTACATCTGTCCTGCTCAAGGTCTTGATAGCTTCAGGAATGAGTTTTACATGTTTATTAGGCATTTAAAGCATTAAAAGAAAGTGGTTTGTAATGCAGCCACATACTCCAATCTTCTTCTGTTATCAGCCTCTTGATCTTAATTGCTTACAACTTTCAAATTCTAATGTTCTTGAGCTGTCCTTTAGTTACTTTCActctgcatacatatatatatatatatatatatatatatatatatatatatatatatatatatatatacatatatatattatatgagataataattttaaatacgaAACGATATGCTGATCGGGTTTTGATCAATCAGATTTTTCATTCGATAAAGATCAGTATTGAATGATTTATTGATAATATACTGAGATTTAAAGAAACTATGGTTTCCATAAAATTGAGCAACAGGAGGAACAGATGGACTAAGGTCATTTTGATTGGGTAAGTTTGACACTTGGTTAGCTGATCATCATATGACAAAACATTAAATATTCTTGATTCCTGTATTAAGGCTTTACATAAagtacaacattaggtgatacaaCATCATAGATTCAGAAATGAGAGCTCATTATACTAATCTGTAAAAAATGAGATTGTGTTGACCACTAACCAGAAGAAGAAAGATGACAAGCAGATGCAACACCTCAGAGCCTCTTAACAACTTGCTGCTACTAAACCAATGAAGGTTTGCATTTTAAGCAGATGGCTTAAAATCAGACAAATGAAACAAAGTTgacaaggcaaaaaaaaaaaacctccatGTTATTATGATCAAGAGTGAAATAGACAGCTTTAATTACCCAATAAAAGAAGGCATTGTTAGCTGTTACTTGTCTTCAAAAACTCACAAAAAATAATCATTGTTTAAGCTAGCAAGACAACCCATCATTTTTATTCTGATAAGTTGCATGTACTAAGCTAATAAGAGCAGTGTACCAATCGATTAAACATCCTCTCATGTGTAGCATGCTTGCTGACTTTTTCCATTTCTTGTCACATCCATTGCTTTGATTCTGGTCCGTGAGAGAGAAATCAAATGGACAGAACACTGTTTGACTGCACAAAAGATGCAATCCATTTCCTGAGCTTGTTCTTCTCGTTAGGAAGAACTTGCATTTATGGTGATTCGGAAGACTTCAGCCGCAAAGAAACACAGATGAACAAAGAAGAATGCGGACGATTGCTGGCCAGGGCAAATCAGCTACAGACCAATGAGGTTTCTTGAGGTGGTGACACCACCGTCAACCACAAGGTTGTGGCCACTCACATACTTGGATTCATCGCTGGCAAGATAAAGTGCGGCTTCGGCTACATCTCTGGCCGTCAAGGTGACGCCTTTGAGGTTGGCCAGCTCCCTCACGAGCTCCTCCGTCTTCTCCACCTGCTTCTCGGTCGGCGGTGGCGCCAACTCGACGAGGTCTTCGACCTCGTCGTCGGCCTCGTCACGCCAAGCGTTCACCAGCATCTGGGTGGCGACCCCGAAGGGCGAGATGCAGTTGACACGGATGCCGTGGGCGCCGAGCTCGTAGGCGGCGTTCTTGGCGAGCCCGACGATGGCGTGCTTGGAGGCGGTGTAGGCGTGGGGGCCGAGGCCGCCCATGACGCCGGCCACGCTCGCCACGGAGACGATGCAGCCGGAGCGGCGGGGGAGCATGGCGCGGGCCGCGTGCTTGGCGCCCAGCGCCGTGCCCCGCACGTTGACGCGCATCACCCGGTCGAACTCCTCTGCGTCCAGCGCCACGATACTCCTGCGCCGCCGCGTCTGCGCCCCGAGCACCCCGGCGTTGTTGCACATCACGTCGAGGCGGCCGTGCCGGGCGACGGTTCGGTCAACAAGCCGCTCGATGTCGGCTTCCACGGCCACGTCGCAGTGCATGAAGCTGACGGAGGGGCCGAGCAACGCCGCCAGCGCCTCCCCGGCGACGTCCTCGATGTCGGCGATCACGACTCTGGCGCCGTGCCACGCAAATAGCCGAACCGTGGCTTCACCGATGCCCCTGGCGCCACCTGTCACGATGGCCACCTTCCCCTCGAGCCTACATACGATATAACAGTAGCACACTCATCGAACATTGCATCATCTACCAAATCTATCtgggaacagagagagagagagagagagagagaaagaggcacCTTTTGTGCGTAGGAGCAGCAGATTCCCATGGAGGGACGTGAACAAGTGGATGGGACTTCTTAGGCATCACCTCAGTAGCAGGCATTCTTGGCTAAGGGTGTAGGAATACGATTGGGGGGTTTATATAGGGAAGAGATGAAATGAGGGTGTTTGaccaataattaaattttaaatatacaaatcgaaggatttttttttttagtgaatATATAGTTATGAA
This Musa acuminata AAA Group cultivar baxijiao chromosome BXJ1-2, Cavendish_Baxijiao_AAA, whole genome shotgun sequence DNA region includes the following protein-coding sequences:
- the LOC135609262 gene encoding sex determination protein tasselseed-2-like; translated protein: MPATEVMPKKSHPLVHVPPWESAAPTHKRLEGKVAIVTGGARGIGEATVRLFAWHGARVVIADIEDVAGEALAALLGPSVSFMHCDVAVEADIERLVDRTVARHGRLDVMCNNAGVLGAQTRRRRSIVALDAEEFDRVMRVNVRGTALGAKHAARAMLPRRSGCIVSVASVAGVMGGLGPHAYTASKHAIVGLAKNAAYELGAHGIRVNCISPFGVATQMLVNAWRDEADDEVEDLVELAPPPTEKQVEKTEELVRELANLKGVTLTARDVAEAALYLASDESKYVSGHNLVVDGGVTTSRNLIGL